TGTTCTTACAGCGTACTTTCCAAATCGAACAACAGAATGGTTTTTGCAATGCGGGCAAACAAGTCCATCTTTATGCTTCTGCTCTTGAATTTCATCAATCGCTCGAACTGGAAGTGCCACTCCCTTGGTTCGGGACTGCAAAAAGTAGATAAGTTCTCGCTTACCATTATCGTCCAACGTATCAGCAAGCTTTTTCAGTTCCTTTAAATCCATGGGCAAATCATCTCCGAACAGTTATATTGCCCTTATTATAGAACACTTGTTCGTAATTATCAAATATCAACAACAAAGTTTAACATAGCCTAGATTATTGAAACATACTACCACCAAATAAAGACCGGTTAGTTAATCCACAATGCGGTTACTCGATGAACCGATTTCTTAGATCTTCTAACACTTTATTAACCCTTTATTAAATCTATCTATATAATCCGCTTTCATATTTAAGGTGTACAATTCATTTACATTGTTTTCAGTGTCTTTAAAATAGACTCTATTATGTTGAAATCACTTTCAAATATGTCTCTTTTTATCTAGTCTTTCTATTAATTAATTTAACTGTTCAAGTTTTTTAATTGTGTTCATTCGACTTCTTGCTCTATAATTCCAAACCCATTCAATAAATTTCCAATCTAATTTTTCTTTGCATTCTGCATTCATATCAGGTCTAGTTTTCTGATGATACATAATTCGCCGTTTAATAATTCGATACATACATAGAAGTCCTGGCATGTCCAAAAAAATGATTAAATCCGCTTTCTTAATCCTGATATCCATGGTCCTAGAATAGTTACCATCAATTATCCAATGATCTTCGTTTGTAAATTGTTCAACAATCTTATCCTACTCTTCATTTGGTTTAGGGACCCAATTGGGATTCCAAAAATAAGTATCCAAATGTATGACCGGGAGATCCAGTATCACCGAGCTTTTGGGATAGGGTTGATTTACCCGATCCACCTGATCCAATAACCAATGTTCGCTTCATATTTCTCCTTAGCTGCACCTTCTAATTTACTGGCCTTCTTTGTTGGCATTTTCTCATTTATAATGTCTTCTAATATTTTTTCTAGTTCTTCAATTTGCTCTTTTTCTGTATCTGTCATTATTTAAATTGATTTTTCGGCTATTCCACATAACATGTTAAACAAGCAAACAATTAAAAACAGTTCTTCAGCAAGGATTACTTAATCTGATACATCTATCTTACAAAAGTAATATAATCCATGTTAACTGGATCAATACCATCTGCTCTAAATCGCGAGTTAATCTGTCCTCGATGATACTGACCATGAAGTGCTACGTGAGTTAAAATATCTCGTATAGAAGTCATAAATTCTTTACCACTACTATTTGTGTATGTTATTAAGTTATCTAAGTCAGTTTTTGCTGTTTCAGCAAGAGATTTATGAAGTTTTTTTCATTTTGTTTAATAAGTTTTGCACAGACTGTTATATCACCATCCGACCAGATGGGCATTTGTGAACTGTCCATTCCTTTTAATCTAGTTAGCCATACTTGTTCAGAATATAGAATATGAGAAAATAAACTTAACTGCTGCTCCCCAATCTCTACATTTTGCAATGTTTCTAGAATGCGTTGATTAGCCCAATTTAAATGCTCAAACATCTTTTGAATTGTTTTCAATGGGGTGCCTCCTATATAATCGATCACTTGTTTTATATGAACTCATAAAAAAGAGGAAACACAGTTATATCCATTCTTCAACTCAACTGTCCGATAGCTGTTCTAACTGGACCTCTTCGATTATTCCAACAAGAGATCCATCACCTTAATATCTCTTATGTTATTAACGATAGTATCCGCTCTTGATAAACCTTGATCTCCTGAATTCTGATTAATAAAACCTATACATTTCATTCCTGCAGCATTTGCTGCTTGAATACCATTTTTAGAATCTTCAAGTACCCAACATTCATTTGGCTTAATATTCAAATTTCCGTTACCGCATGCCATTTGCTTGAGTTTTCGACAACAGGGAGGGCAGTTGTTTTCCATCATCGCTACTGCCGGGCGTGACTTCAACCGCTGTAATAATCTCTTCTTCCGTCATAGCTAACCGTAACACGTCCAAAGGTCGCTGCTTTTGACTGCTTGCTGGGTATGAGTAGCATCCAAAATAATGGTTTTACTCTTAATGAGTCCTTTCTCCACACATTGACTCACCACTTGTTTCAACACGTCTTCCACTTGACTTGCACCAAGGCGATGATTCCGAAAGCGCGACAATTGCGAGGCATCTGGCAAGGGATCTTCTGGATTAACGCCAAGAAAACCATTTGTACGCTAAATTCACCTGCGCTTCCTGAACAACTCGTTCATCCGAAAGATTGTAAAGGATTTGCAAAAAGAGCAGACGAAAAAGAAGCTCAGGCTCATTAGCCGGTCTGCCGTAATATTTGCAATAGCTGTTTTCGACCAACTCATGAATGAAGCTGAAGTCTACAATGCGATGAATCTTTCGCAACAAGTGATCTTCAGGAACAAGATTATATAATTCCGCTTGGAATGATGCAGTTAATTGTCTACCGGCATGCAACAACAGGCTCGTCTCACTTTTACTTTTCTTCCATTATACAACAAACCCGGTACCGACAAGGTACCGGGCTTCATTTTACAGATACTGTATTCGTTTTGCAGGACTCTCCAAGAGGGTCCTTTGTATCAAAACATCCTTCTTGCGGGTTATAAGTCCAAGTCCCCGAATTAGCTTGAATACAGCACCTCTTCCTTAGCTTCTGGGATCCAAACCTGCATGAAGCCTGGTTCCCGATTATCCCATGCATAGTACGGGATAAGTGTAATCGGTCTGCCTTCCTCATCCCGGCCTGAAAGGGTCACAACGCCGCCTAGTAACTCGGGACGATCGTTTATAGCCATCGGCTGATGTGCAGAAATCGCTAATGAGTCGTACTCTACTTCCGGATTGTCCACCGCTTCTAGGCAATAGACGACCGGACCTCTTTGAATGGCGACCCGTTCGCGATTCGCCACCACTTCCGATCTGGCCCGAACAGCTTCAACTGGCATATCTAACTCCAGTACGATGGTTTGACCAGGTACCCACTCGCGTTGCAAGACAAGATATCCGTCATTGGTCAGTGTTTCGATATCCTTAGGCACGGTGTCACCGGCAGATATCTGATAACTCTTGCACCATCCAGGGATGCGCAGCTTCAACGTAAACGTTGCCGTTGTCTCCAGTTGTACCTCAAGCTCTATCCTGCCGTTCCACGGGTAGTTCGTCCGCTGGATAATACGAACGGACGGCCCGTCTCCACTAAGTTGCATTTCACTCTCGCCGTCAATATATTGATTGACCGCAATGCCGTCATCCGTAAGGGCATATACATATTGACCAATCGAAGGCAGGAATCGAGCAAGGTTGGTTGGGCAACAGGACGTATCGTACCAAGCCGTACGATGATGATCCCCCGTCGAAACCAGCGGATTAACATAGAAGAACTGGTCTCCCGATAGGGATATGCCTGATAAAGCCCCGTTGTACATCTCCCGTTCCACAATGTCCGCATATTTGGCATCGCCTTCTAGCAGGTTCATTCGATGATTCCAATATACCATTGCGATAGCTGCACATGTCTCACAGTAGGCTGTTTCGTTCGGCATGTCATAATCATGCGTGAAGCCCTCATTGTGCTGGGAAGGTCCGATACCGCCGGTGATGTACATGTTCCGCTCCACCGTGTTCGACCATACCTTATTGAGTGCGCCAACGTAAGACGTATCCTTCGATGCAAGAACGACATCAGCCATTGCGGCATACAAGTACATCGCACGTACTGCGTGCCCCGTCACCTTCTCGATATCTTTTACCGGTACATCATCCTGGCAGTAAGCTGGCCCCCATTCTTCCCGGTTCCAAATTGTACCCACGCCATGACCGTGACCCCGTTCCTCAAGCAGCCACAGGGATAGCTTCCAGTAACGCTCCTCACCCGTCACTCGGTACAACTTAACGAGCGCAAGCTCGATCTCTTCATGCCCTTCTACCCAGTGACGTTTCCCTGGACCGAACAAGTTGTCGTAATGATCAGCAAGTCGACAGGCGACATCCAGCAGTACCCGTTTGCCTGTTGCTTCATAATACGCAACCGCCGCTTCAATCAGGTGACCGCCATTATACATTTCGTGCCGCTCCATGTCGATCCATTTTTGATCCGGTGCCTCAAGCGTGAAGTAAGTCGAAAGATATCCGTCTTCTTCCTGCGCGGCTGCAATCAGATCAAAAATCCGATCGACCTCCTGCTCAAGTGCAGGATCACGATCTGTCATCAGGGAATAGGCGACACCTTCAAGCACCTTATACACATCGGAATCATTAAAATAAATCCCCTCAAAGTTCCCTTCCATCAAACCGCCCGCTTTGGCAAAATTCGAAATGCGCCCTGTCTGCTCGCATTTATCCAGGCAGGTTCTTAGCGTAACCCGCTTCAGCACTTCCAGGCGCGGCCGCCAGAAGGAATCCTCAATCCTTACTTTGGTAAAAGGAACGGCCTGCCAATATTGCAATTTTTGCTCCCTTTTCTTCATGTCATTCTCTCCTTGCCTCCATAATTATTAGCCCTTAAGTCCAGTGAGCGTAATACCTTCAAGAAAATAACGCTGTCCAATGAGGAACACGATCACGCATGGCAGAACAACCACAGCGGATGCTGCCATTAGCAAATCCCATTGTGCACTATACGACCCCTGAAACATTTGCAAGCCAAGCGCGAGTGTAAATCGATTATCGCTTTTCAAATAAATCAACGGCCCCATAAAGTCGTTCCAGGATGCCAAGAATGTAAATAATGCCACTACAATTACCGCCGAACGGCTAAGCGGCAATAAAATGCGGAAAAAAATCTGAAAATAAGAGGCGCCATCCACGACTGCAGCTTCGTCGAAATCTCTTGGAATCCCCATGTAAAACTGGCGTAGTAAAAATATATTGAACATGCCGCCGCCGAAAAATGCAGGTACTATCAGCGGGTAAAATGTATCGTAAAAACCAAGCCACTTCCACCCGAGGAAGCTTGGAATCATCGTTACCGCAGAGGGAAGCATCATGCTTGACAGCAGAATGGCAAAGACAATGTCTCGCCCTTTCCATTGGATACGCGAAAACCCAAACGCTGCAATCGTACTGGTAACCACGGTGCCGATCAGTGTGGAGATAACGATGACAAGTGTATTCACAAAAAATGTCCCGAACGGTAGTACCGTTAACGCTCTTTTGAAGTTATCCCATCGAAACGGATTCGGAATCCATTCCGGCGGCATAATGAAAATTTGCGATAAATCCATCAAAGCGCTGCGAATCAACCAGACAAATGGCATGATAAACATCATGGAAATGATAATCAGCGCCACATAACCTGCCGCCAGTTTCAACTTTGAATCTTTCATCAGCGCCCTTCCCCCTCGTAGTAAACCCATGATTTTGAAGTTTTGAACACCAAGAAAGTAAAGAAGAGAATAATAATAAAGAGTACCCAGGCCAGCGCGGAGGCGTAACCCATCTCGGTATTCGTAAACGCCGTTTTCCACAAGTAATACACATAGAACAAACTCTTGTTATTTGGTCCGCCTTGCGTCAAGATGTACGCTTCGTTAAATACTTGAAAGGAGCTGATAATTGTCATGACCGCATTAAAGAAAATCGTAGGCGTTACCATCGGAATGGTAATCGTGGTAAGTTTGCGGAACCATCCACCTCCGTCTACATCAATTGCTTCGTAATAGGATTTCGGAATGCCGGCCAATCCGGCCAAAAAGATAATAACTGTACCGCCGATGCCCCATAGCGTTGTCAGCACCACAGAGGGAATGACGGTCGATTCCGAGAACAGCCAATTGCTGGTCGGCAAATGTAGCCACTCTAATACCGTATTCACCAGACCAAGATCGGGATTGAGAAGCCAAAGCCAAATCATCGCTGACGCGACAGCCGGTACAATACTAGGTAGATAAATGATCGTTCTGAAAAGGGCTCTGGCCTTAATATTCATATTG
Above is a window of Paenibacillus uliginis N3/975 DNA encoding:
- a CDS encoding carbohydrate ABC transporter permease, whose protein sequence is MKQKSKRRERKAIWYGLLFTAPAILGFILFTAGPMIASLVLGLTDYSVFKDQISFVGLENFSAMFSGQDEYFYKSLSATFYFVILRVPAVIIISFMIALLLNMNIKARALFRTIIYLPSIVPAVASAMIWLWLLNPDLGLVNTVLEWLHLPTSNWLFSESTVIPSVVLTTLWGIGGTVIIFLAGLAGIPKSYYEAIDVDGGGWFRKLTTITIPMVTPTIFFNAVMTIISSFQVFNEAYILTQGGPNNKSLFYVYYLWKTAFTNTEMGYASALAWVLFIIILFFTFLVFKTSKSWVYYEGEGR
- a CDS encoding glycoside hydrolase family 127 protein; amino-acid sequence: MKKREQKLQYWQAVPFTKVRIEDSFWRPRLEVLKRVTLRTCLDKCEQTGRISNFAKAGGLMEGNFEGIYFNDSDVYKVLEGVAYSLMTDRDPALEQEVDRIFDLIAAAQEEDGYLSTYFTLEAPDQKWIDMERHEMYNGGHLIEAAVAYYEATGKRVLLDVACRLADHYDNLFGPGKRHWVEGHEEIELALVKLYRVTGEERYWKLSLWLLEERGHGHGVGTIWNREEWGPAYCQDDVPVKDIEKVTGHAVRAMYLYAAMADVVLASKDTSYVGALNKVWSNTVERNMYITGGIGPSQHNEGFTHDYDMPNETAYCETCAAIAMVYWNHRMNLLEGDAKYADIVEREMYNGALSGISLSGDQFFYVNPLVSTGDHHRTAWYDTSCCPTNLARFLPSIGQYVYALTDDGIAVNQYIDGESEMQLSGDGPSVRIIQRTNYPWNGRIELEVQLETTATFTLKLRIPGWCKSYQISAGDTVPKDIETLTNDGYLVLQREWVPGQTIVLELDMPVEAVRARSEVVANRERVAIQRGPVVYCLEAVDNPEVEYDSLAISAHQPMAINDRPELLGGVVTLSGRDEEGRPITLIPYYAWDNREPGFMQVWIPEAKEEVLYSS
- a CDS encoding carbohydrate ABC transporter permease; the encoded protein is MKDSKLKLAAGYVALIIISMMFIMPFVWLIRSALMDLSQIFIMPPEWIPNPFRWDNFKRALTVLPFGTFFVNTLVIVISTLIGTVVTSTIAAFGFSRIQWKGRDIVFAILLSSMMLPSAVTMIPSFLGWKWLGFYDTFYPLIVPAFFGGGMFNIFLLRQFYMGIPRDFDEAAVVDGASYFQIFFRILLPLSRSAVIVVALFTFLASWNDFMGPLIYLKSDNRFTLALGLQMFQGSYSAQWDLLMAASAVVVLPCVIVFLIGQRYFLEGITLTGLKG
- a CDS encoding HAD hydrolase-like protein, which codes for MNIKPNECWVLEDSKNGIQAANAAGMKCIGFINQNSGDQGLSRADTIVNNIRDIKVMDLLLE
- a CDS encoding DinB family protein codes for the protein MTYTNSSGKEFMTSIRDILTHVALHGQYHRGQINSRFRADGIDPVNMDYITFVR